A section of the Oreochromis aureus strain Israel breed Guangdong linkage group 22, ZZ_aureus, whole genome shotgun sequence genome encodes:
- the mturn gene encoding maturin produces MEFKHLVEAAEKWCSGNPFDLIFAEEDDERRLDFYAEPGVSFYVLCPGGTDSFHVWSESEDCLPFLQLAQDYISSCGKKTLLEVLEKVFTSFRPLLGLPDIEDDSFEHYHADMEGEPGPDHQQMGVSQQ; encoded by the exons ATGGAGTTCAAGCATCTGGTGGAGGCGGCGGAGAAGTGGTGCTCCGGTAACCCCTTCGACCTCATCTTCGCCGAGGAGGACGACGAGAGGCGGCTGGACTTTTACGCAGAGCCCGGCGTCTCTTTCTACGTGCTGTGTCCCGGCGGCACCGACAGCTTT CATGTGTGGAGTGAGAGCGAGGACTGCCTTCCCTTCCTCCAGCTGGCCCAGGACTACATCTCCTCCTGCGGGAAGAAGACTCTGCTGGAGGTGCTGGAGAAAGTCTTCACATCCTTCAGGCCT CTGCTGGGTCTCCCAGACATAGAGGACGACAGTTTTGAGCATTACCACGCTGACATGGAGGGGGAACCCGGGCCCGACCACCAGCAGATGGGGGTCAGCCAGCAGTGA